From Gigantopelta aegis isolate Gae_Host chromosome 11, Gae_host_genome, whole genome shotgun sequence, the proteins below share one genomic window:
- the LOC121385392 gene encoding serine/threonine-protein phosphatase 6 regulatory ankyrin repeat subunit B-like isoform X2 — protein MLTEYSNVFLDQDYNTSIDTTEGKRNCFHQIIEANDLEMMNQLIEKISSKNLLMKCLLQETPVEVPGQRPRRLPCVHLAAFYGYTEMTELLLKCGVKVNHTNATKDTALLWAAHQGHEDTVVMFLNHEADANLKNDEWLTPLYVAVRCEYTRIVALLTETGNADVNKTRNVGLVAISIASALGLIDIVKLLLKQKADPNVCGRDGKRPIHYAASEGYNDTVQTLLSKGANIDERSIRRHSFDNGIQI, from the coding sequence ATGCTTACTGAGTACAGCAACGTTTTCCTGGATCAAGATTATAACACATCCATAGATACCACGGAAGGCAAACGGAATTGCTTCCATCAGATTATCGAGGCTAACGATTTAGAAATGATGAATCAGTTGATTGAGAAGATTTCAAGTAAAAATCTTCTAATGAAGTGCTTGCTTCAGGAGACACCCGTAGAAGTCCCTGGTCAAAGACCAAGAAGACTGCCGTGTGTACACTTGGCCGCCTTTTATGGATACACTGAAATGACTGAACTGTTACTGAAATGTGGAGTGAAGGTGAATCACACCAACGCAACGAAAGACACTGCATTGCTGTGGGCTGCACACCAAGGACACGAAGACACAGTTGTTATGTTCCTTAACCATGAAGCTGATGCAAATTTGAAAAATGATGAATGGTTGACTCCTTTATACGTGGCAGTGAGGTGTGAATATACCAGAATTGTGGCGCTTTTAACAGAGACAGGAAATGCAGACgtcaataaaacaagaaacGTGGGATTGGTGGCTATCTCCATAGCGTCTGCTTTAGGTCTCATTGATATTGTTAAGCTTCTACTTAAACAGAAAGCTGATCCAAATGTATGCGGTAGAGATGGGAAAAGGCCCATCCATTATGCAGCATCTGAGGGTTATAATGATACTGTACAGACTCTACTTTCAAAAGGTGCAAACATTGATGAGAGATCAATACGGAGACACAGCTTTGATAATGGCATCCAAATCTGA
- the LOC121385392 gene encoding uncharacterized protein LOC121385392 isoform X3 codes for MDDYDFILLEEARKHRDACSSSSLQFNEGQPTSSIFSSGMSVENPNRSDTNEMQIREQLFDLVSQGSLDHLKTKINSLPDQTSLDIQQQTKIYFNLRSRSRTGT; via the exons ATGGACGATTACGACTTCATCCTGCTAGAAGAAGCTAGGAAG CACAGAGATGCGTGCTCCAGTTCTTCGCTACAGTTTAACGAAGGACAGCCAACTTCATCAATATTTTCCAGTGGAATGTCCGTGGAAAATCCAAACAGAAGTGACACCAACGAGATGCAGATTCGCGAACAGCTCTTTGACCTGGTCTCTCAGGGATCGTTAGACCATCTGAAAACGAAAATAAACAGTCTTCCCGATCAGACATCTTTAGACATccaacaacaaaccaaaatCTACTTCAATTTGCGCTCGAGATCAAGAACAGGAACATAG
- the LOC121385392 gene encoding transient receptor potential cation channel subfamily V member 1-like isoform X1 has translation MNVNPATRDEQGNTFLHYAAMYNRDKVVKMFCNKIGPEEKNKSGDTPLHISTSKGHHETVLAFFEENAKFNIKNSHEVNVLHVAACSKDIKSETVVKLFQHARETDDSESVNAEDNEQNNPLHLAVKFAKTDVIWEFRHVSLKGKNCKGNTPLHLAVRPGEPEVLDMMLNIYKNISPDAVINTQNTERKKGVLHLAALEGCTQGIRRLLLCGADLALQDNEGNTVLHTLTKASVNDHDRANQHIETFDFITEEAVRWWCKREKKEFPNNEGLHTEYKRKAVLRFIRDYTNKAGFSVLGVDFVTGSAEIVKKLLHMKNVMCFDKDQTCDLDITTLTPLTNGYNARLCGFNQIKPQISCMEGLFHLGSPDTLERTLEIPPVRQIEQGYSIFVSWTYRILLMLHLMYMFVVSGFSFYLSERRRTSPSDPPLDLPTYIICFILASEPMLIHFNTVYKSLIYLCEILQHKSALAKFFQWKTFRSSLRFLFSSIYANILLLWMLVYMFVSCPHEYILTPALVLGWLLTITFTRGIKGIHCFWRTFRDLIFQDVCQFFIIYFIVLLAFSIGVHNLFQVEPDIAKQYPSLLDTMYLFFNLMVGMRELNIESAGKITLYIKIFYIIYIFIGMIVLINFFISMMNDSYSKIFHRQEYAWRVESLELGLEIEKFYPQYRQLCCKRLRRIQKEEDSWIIKISQKDMKTDQMTFEGIKNTNS, from the coding sequence ATGAACGTGAATCCAGCCACCAGAGATGAACAGGGAAACACGTTTCTGCATTATGCTGCCATGTACAATAGGGACAAGGTCGTTAAAATGTTCTGCAACAAAATAGGACCAGAAGAAAAGAACAAGAGTGGAGACACACCATTACATATAAGCACGTCTAAGGGTCACCATGAAACGGTTCTTGCCTTCTTTGAAGAGAATGCaaagtttaacattaaaaacagcCATGAAGTAAACGTTCTGCATGTAGCAGCTTGTTCCAAAGACATCAAATCGGAGACCGTTGTGAAACTGTTTCAGCATGCAAGAGAGACAGACGATAGTGAAAGCGTAAATGCAGAAGACAACGAACAAAATAATCCATTACATCTGGCTGTGAAATTTGCGAAGACAGATGTTATATGGGAGTTTCGACATGTCAGTTTGAAAGGAAAAAACTGCAAGGGTAACACACCACTGCACCTTGCTGTTAGGCCTGGAGAACCGGAGGTTCTGGATATGATGCtgaatatatacaaaaacatatCTCCAGATGCTGTGATCAATACCCAAAAtactgagagaaaaaaaggtGTTCTTCACTTAGCAGCTCTCGAGGGATGTACTCAAGGAATAAGACGTCTGCTCTTGTGTGGGGCAGACCTAGCATTGCAAGACAATGAGGGTAATACAGTTTTGCACACATTAACAAAAGCTTCAGTTAATGACCATGATAGAGCTAATCAGCATATTGAGACATTTGACTTTATCACTGAAGAAGCTGTCAGATGGTGGTGTAAACGAGAAAAGAAAGAGTTTCCAAACAACGAAGGACTACATACAGAGTACAAAAGAAAAGCAGTTCTCCGTTTTATAAGAGATTACACTAACAAAGCTGGATTCAGTGTTTTGGGTGTCGACTTCGTAACAGGATCAGCAGAGATTGTCAAGAAATTGCTGCATATGAAGAATGTCATGTGCTTTGACAAGGACCAAACGTGCGACCTTGATATCACCACACTGACACCACTCACAAACGGGTATAATGCCAGATTATGCGGATTCAATCAAATTAAGCCACAGATATCCTGCATGGAAGGTCTTTTTCATTTGGGATCCCCTGACACTTTGGAACGCACTCTAGAGATTCCCCCAGTAAGGCAAATTGAACAGGGGTACAGTATATTTGTAAGTTGGACATATAGGATACTTTTAATGCTTCATTTGATGTACATGTTTGTCGTCAGTGGTTTCTCCTTTTATCTTTCAGAAAGACGGCGTACCTCACCTTCAGATCCTCCACTTGACTTGCCAACatacattatttgttttattttggcaaGTGAACCAAtgctaatacattttaatacagtatataaatCTTTAATCTATTTGTGTGAAATTCTGCAACACAAGAGCGCGCTCGCCAagttttttcaatggaaaacaTTCAGAAGTAGCCTCAGGTTCTTGTTCAGTTCTATTTACGCAAATATCTTGCTACTTTGGATGTTAGTGTATATGTTTGTTTCATGCCCTCatgaatatattctgacaccaGCTCTGGTATTGGGCTGGCTCTTAACAATCACTTTCACACGTGGAATTAAAGGTATTCATTGTTTCTGGAGGACCTTCCGTGACCTGATATTCCAAGATGTGTGTcagtttttcattatttatttcattgtgcTGTTGGCATTTTCAATCGGTGTGCATAATTTGTTTCAAGTGGAACCAGACATCGCCAAGCAGTATCCATCTCTGTTGGATACAATGTATCTCTTCTTTAACCTAATGGTAGGTATGAGGGAATTGAATATAGAGTCTGCTGGCAAAATaacactatatattaaaatattctatatcatttatattttcattggGATGATAGTCCTGATCAACTTTTTTATCTCCATGATGAATGATTCATACTCGAAAATCTTTCATAGACAAGAGTACGCTTGGAGAGTTGAATCTTTAGAACTCGGACTGGAGATCGAGAAATTCTACCCACAGTACAGACAGCTGTGCTGTAAAAGGTTGAGAAGAATACAGAAAGAAGAAGACTCTTGGATTATTAAAATTTCACAGAAAGACATGAAAACAGATCAGATGACATTTGAGGGAATCAAAAATACCAATTCATAA